A genomic segment from Dermatobacter hominis encodes:
- a CDS encoding YncE family protein: MTRSGPRRHVRTALLALAATALLAGGCTSDGPERPDRARTTTSTTTTTSAPTTTAVVADQLPGMPPVLDAANVYSEAAAGKMSPTVATARPLVYVPDNDDGEVWVIDQATYEVVGRHPVGELVQHVVPSHDMRTLYANASGSSQLVPFDPVTGLPGAPIPVDAPYNLYFTPDGRSAIVMAERRNRMDWYDPVTWQRTRSVDVPCHGHGATTGGINHADWSADGRWFIATCEFSGRLVKVETDTGAILGTLDLGSPDDMPQDARVAPDGRTFLVADMMAGGVHVIDGPSFNRVGFIPTGDGAHGIYPSRDATVAYVSNRGRSGREGATGGGTVSVIDFATLQVVATWTIPGGGSPDMGGVSADGTKLWLSGRYDDVVYVFDTATGALVRTIPVGRGPHGLAVFPQPGRYSLGHTGNYR; the protein is encoded by the coding sequence GTGACCCGATCGGGCCCTCGCCGTCACGTCCGCACCGCGCTGCTGGCGCTGGCCGCCACCGCGCTGCTCGCGGGCGGCTGCACGAGCGACGGGCCCGAGCGGCCCGACCGGGCCCGCACCACCACGTCGACGACCACCACCACCTCCGCCCCCACGACCACCGCGGTCGTGGCGGACCAGCTGCCCGGGATGCCCCCGGTGCTCGACGCGGCGAACGTCTACTCCGAGGCGGCGGCCGGGAAGATGTCGCCGACGGTCGCCACCGCCCGGCCCCTCGTGTACGTGCCCGACAACGACGACGGCGAGGTGTGGGTGATCGACCAGGCGACGTACGAGGTCGTCGGTCGCCACCCCGTCGGCGAGCTCGTCCAGCACGTCGTGCCGTCCCACGACATGCGGACCCTCTACGCGAACGCCTCCGGGTCCAGCCAGCTCGTCCCGTTCGACCCGGTCACCGGCCTGCCCGGCGCCCCGATCCCGGTCGACGCGCCGTACAACCTGTACTTCACCCCCGACGGCCGGTCGGCGATCGTCATGGCCGAGCGGCGGAACCGGATGGACTGGTACGACCCGGTCACCTGGCAGCGCACCCGCTCGGTCGACGTGCCCTGCCACGGCCACGGCGCCACCACCGGCGGGATCAACCACGCCGACTGGTCGGCCGACGGCCGGTGGTTCATCGCGACGTGCGAGTTCTCGGGCCGGCTCGTGAAGGTCGAGACCGACACCGGTGCGATCCTGGGCACGCTCGACCTCGGCAGCCCCGACGACATGCCGCAGGACGCGCGCGTCGCCCCCGACGGTCGGACGTTCCTCGTCGCCGACATGATGGCCGGCGGGGTGCACGTGATCGACGGGCCCAGCTTCAACAGGGTCGGGTTCATCCCCACCGGCGACGGTGCCCACGGGATCTACCCGAGCCGCGACGCCACGGTCGCCTACGTGTCGAACCGCGGCCGCTCCGGTCGGGAGGGCGCCACGGGCGGCGGGACGGTCAGCGTCATCGACTTCGCCACGCTGCAGGTCGTCGCCACGTGGACGATCCCCGGCGGCGGGTCGCCCGACATGGGCGGCGTCTCCGCCGACGGCACCAAGCTCTGGCTCTCGGGCCGCTACGACGACGTCGTCTACGTCTTCGACACCGCGACGGGGGCGCTCGTCCGGACGATCCCCGTCGGCCGGGGCCCGCACGGGCTGGCGGTGTTCCCGCAGCCCGGCCGGTACTCGCTCGGCCACACCGGCAACTACCGCTGA
- a CDS encoding enoyl-CoA hydratase/isomerase family protein: protein MDDRYADFGDLTFDRPSDGVLRITLDGPGLNAVDAAVHRQLADVWRAVDRDPDARVAVLRGAGKAFSAGGSFELLDGMIQDYAMRTRVLREARDLVFNVIDCSKPIVSALHGPAVGAGLVAGLLADVSIAGRSARIIDGHTRLGVAAGDHAAVCWPLLCGMAKAKYYLLTCEPLSGEEAERIGLVSLCVDDDEVQDRALAVAEQLAGGAQSAIRWTKHALNNWYRDHSSIFDASWGLEFYGFGGPDVAEGLASHLEKRPPDFTGPTSE, encoded by the coding sequence GTGGACGACCGCTACGCCGACTTCGGCGACCTCACCTTCGACCGACCCTCCGACGGGGTGCTGCGCATCACCCTCGACGGCCCCGGCCTCAACGCGGTGGACGCCGCGGTGCACCGCCAGCTCGCGGACGTGTGGCGGGCCGTCGACCGCGACCCCGACGCCCGCGTCGCCGTGCTGCGCGGCGCCGGGAAGGCCTTCTCGGCCGGGGGCAGCTTCGAGCTCCTCGACGGGATGATCCAGGACTACGCGATGCGGACCCGGGTCCTGCGCGAGGCGCGCGACCTCGTGTTCAACGTCATCGACTGCTCCAAGCCGATCGTGTCGGCCCTGCACGGACCCGCAGTGGGGGCGGGTCTGGTCGCGGGCCTGCTGGCCGACGTGTCGATCGCCGGCCGCTCGGCCCGCATCATCGACGGCCACACCCGGCTCGGCGTGGCGGCCGGCGACCACGCGGCGGTGTGCTGGCCGCTGCTGTGCGGCATGGCCAAGGCCAAGTACTACCTGCTCACCTGCGAACCGCTGTCGGGGGAGGAGGCCGAGCGGATCGGGCTGGTCTCGCTGTGCGTCGACGACGACGAGGTGCAGGACCGCGCCCTCGCCGTGGCCGAGCAGCTGGCGGGCGGGGCCCAGTCGGCGATCCGCTGGACCAAGCACGCGCTCAACAACTGGTACCGCGACCACTCGTCGATCTTCGACGCCTCGTGGGGGCTCGAGTTCTACGGCTTCGGCGGCCCCGACGTGGCCGAGGGCCTGGCGTCGCACCTGGAGAAGCGGCCGCCGGACTTCACCGGCCCGACCAGCGAGTAG
- a CDS encoding NADH:flavin oxidoreductase, whose translation MTHPDPFAPARLGPLTLRNRIVKAATFEGVMTRGAVSDELVEFHRRVAAGGVGMTTVAYCAVSMDGRVQRHTLVMDPERIGDLRRLTDAVHAEGAAIAAQLGHAGLVANTRSNGMPTMAPSTRFSAPAMARVHGATREQLDRVVDDFVRATNVAAEAGFDAVEVHLGHNYLLSSFMSPNLNRRTDEYGGSIANRIAYPRRVLAAVKEAAPDHMAVTAKFNMADGVDKGLWLDESLPMAKLIEADGHLDALQLTGGSSLLNGMYFFRGDVPLKEFRETQPAAVGFGLRFYGPKLFPKYPFEEGFFLPFARQFRDELSMPLILLGGINLRETIEGAMAEGFEFVAMARALLREPDLVNRMQADEGHEGLCVHCNKCLPTIYTGTRCVLAS comes from the coding sequence GTGACGCACCCCGATCCGTTCGCACCGGCCCGGCTCGGCCCGCTGACGCTGCGGAACCGCATCGTCAAGGCCGCCACGTTCGAGGGCGTGATGACCCGTGGCGCGGTCAGCGACGAGCTCGTCGAGTTCCACCGGCGGGTCGCGGCCGGCGGCGTCGGGATGACCACGGTCGCCTACTGCGCCGTCTCGATGGACGGGCGGGTGCAGCGCCACACCCTCGTCATGGACCCCGAGCGCATCGGCGACCTCCGGCGGCTCACCGACGCTGTGCATGCCGAGGGCGCCGCCATCGCCGCCCAGCTCGGCCACGCCGGCCTGGTCGCCAACACGCGCTCCAACGGCATGCCGACGATGGCCCCGTCGACCCGGTTCAGCGCGCCGGCCATGGCCCGCGTGCACGGTGCGACCCGGGAGCAGCTCGACCGCGTCGTCGACGACTTCGTCCGGGCGACGAACGTGGCGGCCGAGGCCGGCTTCGACGCCGTCGAGGTCCACCTCGGCCACAACTACCTGCTGAGCTCGTTCATGAGCCCGAACCTCAACAGGCGGACCGACGAGTACGGCGGGTCGATCGCCAACCGGATCGCCTACCCGCGGCGGGTGCTCGCCGCCGTGAAGGAGGCGGCGCCCGACCACATGGCCGTGACCGCCAAGTTCAACATGGCCGACGGCGTCGACAAGGGTCTGTGGCTCGACGAGAGCCTGCCGATGGCCAAGCTCATCGAGGCCGACGGCCACCTCGACGCCCTGCAGCTCACCGGCGGCAGCTCGCTGCTCAACGGCATGTACTTCTTCCGCGGCGACGTGCCGCTCAAGGAGTTCCGGGAGACGCAGCCAGCAGCGGTGGGCTTCGGGCTGCGGTTCTACGGCCCCAAGCTGTTCCCGAAGTACCCGTTCGAGGAGGGCTTCTTCCTCCCGTTCGCCCGCCAGTTCCGCGACGAGCTGTCGATGCCGCTGATCCTGCTCGGCGGCATCAACCTGCGCGAGACGATCGAGGGCGCCATGGCGGAGGGCTTCGAGTTCGTCGCCATGGCCCGGGCGCTGCTCCGCGAGCCCGACCTCGTCAACCGGATGCAGGCCGACGAGGGCCACGAGGGCCTCTGCGTGCACTGCAACAAGTGCCTGCCGACGATCTACACCGGCACGCGCTGCGTCCTCGCCTCCTGA
- a CDS encoding sensor domain-containing diguanylate cyclase, with product MHHLPSDRRLPDSLRLPDGAPGLEDLRRGGLPDDAWSARTATELSPDLLVVVDPLMRAVWTNGAVERMLGIPHGEMLGMDVSSYVHPDDLVVALGAINEVQRADGYHVATRIRVLRWDGSYLDTRVTATTITTDDGVWMVLALRPVDDEVAVERRRAQLKGLAQSVYVECAAMHWFELGDRIAGMLGALAGVVGSRTVELVEPRDGGFTRVAGWSRDGHRPSAGTRVEVVADADRLRNLPCVVTTVPGEDGVDTAMVVELWLDREGIVRLAFDGYTETWDDANADIIALMCSTMLATMRRCEQESEINTRATRDPLTRLLNRTALHQRLAEMLTTSRPERPPVVLFADLNHFKLMNDRFGHREGDAVLCRVADALSSQIRADDVAARIGGDEFVVVLDEGDAPLDALVERIRAAVDAALDEWPDVTVAVGAITVEPGTSPDELLDRADRAMYADKARLRAADRR from the coding sequence GTGCACCACCTCCCGTCCGACCGCCGCCTGCCCGACTCGCTGCGACTCCCCGACGGGGCCCCCGGGCTCGAGGACCTGCGGCGCGGCGGCCTGCCCGACGACGCGTGGAGCGCCCGGACGGCGACCGAGCTGTCGCCCGACCTCCTCGTCGTCGTCGACCCGCTCATGCGGGCCGTGTGGACCAACGGTGCCGTCGAGCGGATGCTCGGGATCCCGCACGGCGAGATGCTCGGCATGGACGTGAGCTCCTACGTCCACCCCGACGACCTCGTCGTCGCCCTCGGCGCGATCAACGAGGTGCAACGGGCCGACGGCTACCACGTCGCCACCCGCATCCGCGTGCTGCGCTGGGACGGCTCGTACCTCGACACGCGGGTCACGGCGACCACGATCACGACCGACGACGGCGTCTGGATGGTCCTCGCCCTGCGCCCCGTCGACGACGAGGTCGCGGTCGAGCGCCGCCGGGCCCAGCTGAAGGGCCTGGCCCAGAGCGTGTACGTCGAGTGCGCCGCCATGCACTGGTTCGAGCTCGGCGACCGGATCGCCGGCATGCTCGGCGCCCTCGCCGGCGTCGTCGGGTCCCGCACGGTCGAGCTCGTCGAGCCCCGCGACGGCGGGTTCACGAGGGTCGCGGGTTGGTCCCGCGACGGCCACCGCCCGTCGGCCGGCACCCGCGTCGAGGTCGTCGCCGACGCCGACCGGCTCCGGAACCTGCCGTGCGTCGTCACGACCGTCCCGGGCGAGGACGGCGTCGACACCGCAATGGTCGTCGAGCTCTGGCTCGACCGGGAGGGGATCGTCCGGCTGGCGTTCGACGGCTACACCGAGACGTGGGACGACGCGAACGCCGACATCATCGCCCTGATGTGCTCGACGATGCTGGCCACGATGCGGCGGTGCGAGCAGGAGTCCGAGATCAACACGCGCGCCACCCGCGACCCGCTCACCCGGCTGCTCAACCGCACGGCGCTGCACCAGCGGCTGGCCGAGATGCTCACGACGTCCCGGCCGGAGCGCCCCCCGGTCGTGCTGTTCGCGGACCTGAACCACTTCAAGCTGATGAACGACCGGTTCGGGCACCGCGAGGGCGATGCCGTCCTGTGCCGGGTGGCCGACGCGCTGAGCTCCCAGATCCGCGCCGACGACGTCGCGGCCCGGATCGGGGGCGACGAGTTCGTCGTCGTGCTCGACGAGGGCGACGCACCGCTCGACGCGCTGGTCGAGCGCATCCGCGCCGCGGTGGACGCTGCGCTCGACGAGTGGCCCGACGTCACGGTCGCGGTCGGTGCGATCACCGTCGAGCCCGGCACGTCGCCCGACGAGCTGCTCGACCGGGCCGACCGGGCGATGTACGCCGACAAGGCCCGGCTGCGGGCCGCCGACCGGCGCTGA
- a CDS encoding AzlC family ABC transporter permease produces MTDATDPTEPPEPPDPTEPTEPTRRADQTPTGPRSTSGAADAPPPTRRSFGGFRAGAFAIAPLLLGVAPFGIVAGATPVTHGMSWDVPVGFSTVVFAGASQLASIEVLTGGGSVLVAVLAACTINLRMVLYSASMAPYVTKVGTGRRLLMAYLLTDQAYAVSIVRWTEEGAEDLSARTAGERLRFYLGAGVSLWTTWQISTIVGILVGNAVPPEIHLEFAVPLAFLVLLVPTLVGRPSLVAAGVGGLVAVLAAELGAGPTSIMIGSVAGIVAGALVDSDDPGGADAPTGGTGGGTGSGPAGPAGAAS; encoded by the coding sequence GTGACCGACGCGACCGACCCGACCGAGCCGCCCGAGCCGCCCGACCCGACCGAGCCGACCGAGCCGACACGTCGGGCCGACCAGACCCCGACGGGTCCGCGCTCGACGAGCGGTGCCGCCGACGCCCCGCCCCCCACGAGGCGGTCGTTCGGCGGCTTCCGGGCCGGCGCCTTCGCCATCGCGCCGCTCCTGCTGGGCGTGGCCCCGTTCGGGATCGTCGCCGGCGCCACCCCGGTCACCCACGGCATGTCGTGGGACGTGCCGGTCGGGTTCTCGACCGTCGTGTTCGCCGGCGCGTCCCAGCTCGCCTCGATCGAGGTGCTGACCGGCGGGGGCTCGGTGCTCGTGGCCGTGCTCGCGGCCTGCACGATCAACCTGCGGATGGTCCTGTACTCGGCGTCGATGGCGCCGTACGTGACGAAGGTGGGGACGGGCCGCCGGCTGCTGATGGCCTACCTGCTCACCGACCAGGCCTACGCCGTGTCGATCGTGCGCTGGACCGAGGAGGGCGCCGAGGACCTGTCGGCCCGGACGGCGGGGGAGCGGCTGCGCTTCTACCTGGGTGCGGGCGTGTCGCTGTGGACCACGTGGCAGATCAGCACGATCGTCGGGATCCTCGTCGGCAACGCCGTCCCCCCGGAGATCCACCTCGAGTTCGCCGTCCCGCTCGCGTTCCTCGTCCTGCTCGTCCCGACCCTCGTGGGCCGGCCCTCGCTGGTGGCGGCGGGCGTCGGCGGCCTCGTGGCGGTGCTCGCCGCCGAGCTCGGTGCCGGGCCGACGTCGATCATGATCGGCTCGGTGGCGGGGATCGTCGCCGGCGCCCTGGTGGACAGCGACGACCCCGGCGGCGCGGACGCACCGACGGGCGGGACCGGGGGCGGGACGGGCAGCGGGCCCGCCGGGCCGGCGGGGGCCGCATCGTGA
- a CDS encoding AzlD domain-containing protein has protein sequence MSAAWWTILLAGVGTFSMRASFLAVAHRLVKVPPRAHRVLRQIPPAALAALVLPAFVRPEGHVDLLQARFGAGVLAAVVAWRTRNAVLTLVVGMGALLLIQLVAPG, from the coding sequence GTGAGCGCGGCGTGGTGGACGATCCTGCTGGCCGGCGTCGGCACGTTCAGCATGCGGGCGTCCTTCCTCGCCGTGGCCCACCGGCTCGTGAAGGTCCCGCCCCGGGCGCACCGGGTGCTGCGCCAGATCCCCCCTGCGGCGCTCGCCGCGCTGGTGCTCCCGGCGTTCGTCCGCCCCGAGGGTCACGTGGACCTGCTGCAGGCCCGCTTCGGCGCCGGGGTGCTGGCTGCGGTGGTGGCGTGGCGGACCCGCAACGCCGTGCTCACACTGGTGGTGGGCATGGGCGCGCTGCTGCTCATCCAGCTCGTCGCCCCCGGCTGA
- the lon gene encoding endopeptidase La, protein MVVTIALETDEARAAARAAAGDGVHDRAQVLLVPRLDGRYAAVGTVAQIEDAGELRGGVKALVVRGLHRAVIGAGVPGTGEALWVRATPAVEANADTDRAEELAKEYQAVVENILESRGVPGLADAFRGMTDPGAIADMAGYSPDLSAEQKVGVLEALDVEDRLELVVGWARETLADLSLKDRIRKDVTEGMEKTQREFLLRQQLAAIQKELGEESGDDEALDHVRALAADPAVPQEVRDALTKELGRLERTSEQSPEHGWIRTWLDTVAGLPWTSRAEDPVDVPGARAVLDADHNGLEDVKDRIVEHLAVRARLAERAAAQAADGDDAEPAGRSGPGGAIITLVGPPGVGKTSLGESVARAMGRPFVRVALGGVRDEAEIRGHRRTYVGAMPGRIARAISDAGVMNPVLMLDEVDKLGSDWRGDPSSALLEVLDPAQNHTFRDHYLEVDLDLSDVVFIATANVMDTIPGPLLDRMEVVPLDGYTEAEKVDIARDHLVARQRRRNGVGDDEVTISDDALRSIVADHTREAGVRNLERQVGRLLRKVATALSTGAVEAPVEVRDADDVRRWLGRPRFFAEVADRTSVPGVATGLAVTGVGGDVLFVEASSMPSSGDAGLTLTGQLGDVMKESGTIALSYVRAHADELGVADGAFDDRRFHLHVPAGAVPKDGPSAGVTMVTAMTSLLTGRPVRSTVGMTGEVTLQGNVLPIGGVKQKVLAAHRAGLTEVVLPARNGPDLDDVPEAVREQMTFHLASHIDEVLAAALEPASDPVAA, encoded by the coding sequence ATGGTCGTGACCATCGCGCTCGAGACCGACGAGGCCCGGGCCGCCGCCCGTGCGGCCGCCGGCGACGGCGTCCACGACCGCGCCCAGGTGCTGCTCGTGCCCCGGCTCGACGGCCGGTACGCAGCGGTGGGGACCGTCGCCCAGATCGAGGACGCGGGCGAGCTCCGCGGCGGGGTCAAGGCCCTCGTCGTGCGGGGCCTGCACCGCGCGGTGATCGGCGCCGGCGTGCCCGGCACCGGCGAGGCCCTGTGGGTCCGCGCCACCCCTGCGGTCGAGGCGAACGCCGACACCGACCGGGCCGAGGAGCTGGCCAAGGAGTACCAGGCGGTCGTCGAGAACATCCTCGAGTCCCGCGGCGTGCCCGGCCTGGCCGACGCCTTCCGAGGCATGACCGATCCCGGCGCCATCGCCGACATGGCGGGCTACTCGCCCGACCTGTCCGCGGAGCAGAAGGTCGGCGTGCTCGAGGCGCTCGACGTCGAGGACCGCCTCGAGCTCGTCGTGGGGTGGGCCCGGGAGACCCTGGCCGACCTGTCCCTCAAGGACCGGATCCGCAAGGACGTCACCGAGGGCATGGAGAAGACGCAGCGGGAGTTCCTGCTGCGCCAGCAGCTCGCGGCCATCCAGAAGGAGCTGGGCGAGGAGTCCGGCGACGACGAGGCGCTCGACCACGTGCGGGCGCTGGCGGCCGATCCGGCCGTCCCCCAGGAGGTGCGCGACGCCCTCACCAAGGAGCTCGGCCGCCTCGAGCGGACGTCGGAGCAGTCGCCCGAGCACGGGTGGATCCGCACCTGGCTCGACACCGTGGCCGGCCTGCCCTGGACGTCGCGGGCCGAGGATCCGGTCGACGTCCCCGGCGCCCGCGCCGTCCTCGACGCCGACCACAACGGCCTCGAGGACGTGAAGGACCGGATCGTCGAGCACCTCGCGGTCCGCGCCCGCCTGGCGGAGCGCGCTGCGGCCCAGGCCGCCGACGGCGACGACGCCGAGCCGGCCGGCCGCTCGGGCCCCGGCGGCGCCATCATCACGCTCGTCGGGCCCCCCGGCGTGGGCAAGACCTCGCTCGGCGAGTCCGTCGCCCGGGCCATGGGCCGGCCCTTCGTGCGCGTCGCGCTCGGCGGCGTCCGCGACGAGGCCGAGATCCGCGGGCACCGGCGCACCTACGTCGGCGCCATGCCGGGTCGCATCGCCCGTGCCATCTCCGATGCCGGCGTGATGAACCCGGTGCTGATGCTGGACGAGGTCGACAAGCTCGGCAGCGACTGGCGCGGCGATCCGTCGTCCGCGCTGCTCGAGGTGCTCGACCCCGCGCAGAACCACACCTTCCGCGACCACTACCTCGAGGTCGACCTCGACCTGTCCGACGTCGTGTTCATCGCGACGGCGAACGTCATGGACACCATCCCCGGGCCGCTGCTCGACCGGATGGAGGTCGTGCCGCTCGACGGGTACACCGAGGCCGAGAAGGTCGACATCGCCCGTGACCACCTGGTCGCCCGCCAGCGCCGCCGCAACGGCGTGGGCGACGACGAGGTCACGATCTCCGACGACGCCCTGCGGTCGATCGTCGCCGACCACACCCGCGAGGCGGGCGTCCGCAACCTGGAGCGCCAGGTCGGGCGGCTGCTGCGCAAGGTCGCCACGGCCCTGTCGACGGGCGCGGTCGAGGCGCCGGTCGAGGTCCGCGACGCCGACGACGTGCGGCGCTGGCTGGGCCGGCCCCGGTTCTTCGCCGAGGTCGCCGACCGGACGTCGGTCCCCGGCGTGGCCACCGGCCTGGCCGTGACCGGCGTGGGCGGCGACGTGCTCTTCGTCGAGGCCAGCTCGATGCCGTCGTCCGGCGACGCGGGGCTGACCCTGACCGGCCAGCTCGGCGACGTGATGAAGGAGTCGGGCACGATCGCCCTCTCCTACGTCCGGGCCCACGCCGACGAGCTGGGCGTGGCGGACGGCGCGTTCGACGACCGCCGGTTCCACCTGCACGTCCCGGCCGGGGCGGTCCCCAAGGACGGCCCGTCCGCCGGCGTCACGATGGTGACCGCCATGACGTCGCTGCTGACGGGCCGGCCGGTGCGCTCGACGGTCGGCATGACCGGCGAGGTCACGCTGCAGGGCAACGTGCTGCCCATCGGCGGCGTGAAGCAGAAGGTCCTCGCCGCCCACCGCGCCGGCCTCACCGAGGTCGTCCTCCCGGCCCGCAACGGCCCGGATCTGGACGACGTGCCCGAGGCCGTCCGGGAGCAGATGACGTTCCACCTCGCGTCGCACATCGACGAGGTGCTGGCCGCCGCGCTGGAGCCGGCGTCGGACCCGGTCGCCGCCTGA
- a CDS encoding ferritin-like domain-containing protein, giving the protein MDVAPAAARSLGSLLERMGDPLDPDAYDWPEPRRRRGPAPHEGLTDDERFQLTYAAQVEWGTEGTFASLDTARDPLITRFLRTWLDQEVVHGELLARVLRSDGGRVEPAHVTPAQRRAARRGRHVNRLARVALGDDFTALHMAWGAVNELTTLRFYGLLRDRTGSTLLRDVLRDVMAQESLHYAFYRQAAIERLDGNPRGQRVVRFGLAHLWSPVGVGLRSREDADRLLHGLFEPAPTVVQRIDAAIGTIPGLAGLDLIGGCLRRA; this is encoded by the coding sequence ATGGACGTCGCACCCGCCGCCGCACGGTCGCTCGGTTCGCTCCTCGAGCGGATGGGCGATCCCCTCGACCCCGACGCCTACGACTGGCCCGAGCCGCGCCGGCGCCGGGGGCCGGCCCCGCACGAGGGCCTCACCGACGACGAGCGGTTCCAGCTGACCTACGCGGCGCAGGTCGAGTGGGGCACCGAGGGCACCTTCGCCAGCCTCGACACGGCGCGCGACCCTCTCATCACGCGCTTCCTGCGGACGTGGCTCGACCAGGAGGTCGTGCACGGCGAGCTGCTGGCGCGGGTCCTGCGGAGCGACGGCGGGCGCGTCGAGCCCGCCCACGTGACCCCGGCGCAGCGGCGGGCCGCCCGGCGGGGCCGTCACGTCAACCGGCTCGCCCGCGTCGCGCTCGGCGACGACTTCACGGCGCTGCACATGGCCTGGGGCGCCGTGAACGAGCTGACGACGCTGCGCTTCTACGGCCTGCTCCGCGACCGGACGGGATCGACCCTGCTCCGCGACGTGCTGCGCGACGTGATGGCGCAGGAGTCGCTGCACTACGCGTTCTACCGGCAGGCGGCGATCGAGCGCCTGGACGGCAACCCACGGGGCCAGCGCGTGGTGCGGTTCGGGCTCGCCCACCTGTGGAGCCCGGTCGGCGTCGGGCTCCGGAGCCGCGAGGACGCCGACCGCCTGCTGCACGGTCTCTTCGAGCCGGCGCCGACGGTCGTGCAGCGCATCGACGCCGCCATCGGGACGATCCCCGGGCTCGCCGGGCTCGATCTCATCGGCGGCTGCCTCCGCCGCGCCTGA